In Gammaproteobacteria bacterium, a single genomic region encodes these proteins:
- the accD gene encoding acetyl-CoA carboxylase, carboxyltransferase subunit beta yields MSWFKKLLPSKIESASGGKKGVPEGIWSKCGKCSATLYRAELERNLNVCPKCGYHERLSGRMRLAIFLDEGSHEEIAADVGPVDYLKFRDTKKYKDRLVAAQKKTGEKEALIVMAGKLKQIPLVACAFDFDFIGGSMSSAVGERFVQGVHAAIERKVPFICFSSSGGARMQESVISLMQMSKTSAALARLSAAKLPYFSILLDPTTGGVSASLATLGDVIIAEPEALIGFTGPRVIEQTVREKLPEGFQRSEFLLEHGAIDMIVDRREMRNTVARLLAKLTHCPQPLADEINTSTTS; encoded by the coding sequence ATGAGTTGGTTTAAAAAGCTATTGCCTTCGAAAATCGAGTCCGCATCAGGTGGAAAGAAAGGCGTGCCTGAAGGAATCTGGAGTAAGTGCGGTAAATGCAGTGCAACATTGTATCGCGCCGAATTAGAACGCAATCTCAATGTCTGTCCAAAATGTGGTTATCACGAAAGACTCTCTGGAAGAATGCGATTAGCCATTTTTCTTGATGAAGGATCTCATGAAGAAATTGCAGCAGATGTTGGACCGGTTGATTATTTAAAATTTCGTGATACAAAAAAATATAAAGATCGTTTAGTTGCTGCACAGAAAAAAACGGGTGAAAAAGAAGCACTGATTGTAATGGCTGGAAAATTAAAACAAATCCCTCTCGTAGCCTGTGCTTTTGATTTTGATTTTATTGGCGGCTCAATGAGTTCCGCTGTAGGTGAACGTTTTGTGCAAGGCGTGCATGCTGCTATCGAAAGAAAAGTGCCTTTCATTTGCTTTTCGAGTAGTGGGGGAGCGCGAATGCAAGAAAGTGTTATTTCGCTCATGCAAATGAGTAAAACAAGTGCCGCACTTGCAAGACTTTCAGCCGCAAAACTGCCTTATTTTTCGATTTTACTGGATCCTACGACTGGTGGTGTTTCAGCTAGTTTAGCAACCTTAGGCGATGTGATTATTGCAGAACCCGAAGCTTTAATCGGATTTACTGGACCGCGTGTAATCGAACAAACTGTGCGTGAAAAATTACCCGAAGGTTTTCAACGCAGTGAATTTTTACTTGAACATGGCGCTATTGATATGATTGTAGATCGCCGTGAAATGCGCAACACAGTCGCAAGATTATTGGCAAAATTAACACACTGCCCACAACCCTTAGCCGATGAAATAAATACTTCAACAACTTCTTGA
- a CDS encoding SPOR domain-containing protein, with the protein MEMKQRIIGIIVLVALAILLVPLIFDSEVALPPPNHLPVANAQPIKNEGKTVAYQAPTIKPAQIQESSDKALLHNTKELATSDTNDSEDHESFATNDDDAQTPSPEDDLLDKPVPQEPQNHPILPKETVVKAKETSTNSKSANDDLVKEAALKIAIQKENSEKMIATKKIADKQNSKVNPQQHREFSLSSDKPKKQNIGNSIVLKQNENIVAGTGAWAIQLGSFSEIANANKLANQLKSKGFNAFTERDKLRNNVHRVLVGPAHDRNTAEKTMAQLKSNLNIQGIVVRYKR; encoded by the coding sequence ATGGAAATGAAACAACGAATTATCGGAATTATAGTGCTTGTTGCACTGGCTATTCTATTAGTGCCATTAATTTTCGATAGTGAAGTTGCATTACCACCGCCTAATCATCTTCCTGTTGCAAACGCTCAACCCATCAAAAATGAGGGAAAAACAGTTGCTTATCAGGCCCCAACTATCAAACCAGCACAAATTCAAGAATCGTCTGATAAAGCGCTGCTTCATAACACAAAAGAGTTAGCTACATCAGATACAAATGATAGTGAAGATCATGAAAGTTTTGCGACAAATGATGATGACGCTCAAACACCTTCACCTGAAGATGATTTGCTCGATAAACCGGTGCCCCAAGAGCCTCAAAATCATCCAATTTTACCCAAAGAGACTGTTGTTAAAGCGAAAGAAACATCGACCAACAGTAAATCAGCCAATGATGATTTAGTGAAAGAAGCCGCGCTTAAAATAGCCATTCAAAAAGAAAATTCAGAAAAAATGATAGCGACAAAAAAAATTGCTGATAAACAAAACAGCAAAGTCAATCCACAACAACATAGAGAGTTTAGTTTATCTTCCGATAAGCCAAAAAAACAAAATATTGGGAACTCTATAGTACTCAAGCAAAATGAGAATATTGTTGCTGGAACTGGCGCATGGGCAATTCAGCTAGGTAGTTTCTCTGAAATAGCCAATGCAAATAAATTAGCCAATCAGCTAAAATCTAAAGGATTTAATGCATTTACTGAACGAGATAAGTTAAGAAACAATGTGCATCGCGTGTTGGTAGGGCCTGCACACGACCGAAATACTGCTGAAAAGACTATGGCACAATTAAAAAGCAACTTGAATATTCAAGGTATTGTTGTGAGGTACAAACGATGA
- the truA gene encoding tRNA pseudouridine(38-40) synthase TruA gives MPKFAIGIEYDGTRYHGWQTQEPGVKTIQSEIELALSKVADAPISVICAGRTDKGVHAAGQVGHFITDVERPIKNWLLGGNTNLPKDISLHWIREVDESFHARHSALSRRYHYIIFNRPIRSALYPHRMSWHFRHLDAMKMHEAGQHLVGEHDFQSFRDAECQSKTSIRDIKSLNVHRQGDLILIDVTANAFLHHMVRNIAGVLMVIGEGKRDAHWALEVLLAKDRTAGGITAHPFGLYLVHVEYPAIHEMPEFTGLPLMLDSIP, from the coding sequence ATGCCAAAATTTGCGATTGGTATAGAATATGATGGCACCCGCTATCATGGTTGGCAAACTCAAGAACCTGGCGTAAAGACAATTCAATCAGAAATCGAGCTTGCTTTATCAAAAGTCGCCGATGCTCCCATCAGTGTTATTTGTGCAGGCCGCACTGATAAGGGTGTACATGCCGCAGGTCAAGTCGGTCATTTTATTACAGATGTCGAGCGCCCCATCAAAAACTGGCTTTTGGGCGGCAACACGAATTTACCAAAGGACATTTCTTTGCACTGGATTCGTGAAGTAGACGAATCCTTTCATGCTAGACATAGCGCATTATCACGTCGTTATCACTATATTATTTTTAATAGACCAATTCGAAGTGCATTGTATCCTCATCGAATGAGTTGGCATTTCCGACATTTAGATGCCATGAAAATGCATGAAGCAGGGCAGCACCTCGTGGGTGAACATGATTTTCAATCATTTCGAGATGCGGAGTGCCAATCGAAAACTTCCATTCGAGATATAAAATCCTTAAATGTCCATCGTCAGGGTGATTTGATTCTAATCGATGTTACCGCCAATGCATTTTTACATCATATGGTACGCAATATCGCAGGGGTATTGATGGTGATTGGAGAAGGGAAGAGAGATGCCCATTGGGCTCTTGAGGTGTTACTTGCCAAAGATCGAACTGCCGGCGGAATCACCGCGCACCCCTTTGGGCTTTATCTAGTTCACGTGGAATATCCCGCGATTCATGAAATGCCAGAATTTACAGGCCTGCCATTGATGCTCGATAGCATACCCTAG
- a CDS encoding CvpA family protein, translating into MIDLLINLNVTDFIILGLIILSVIISISRGFIREALSLTTWLIAAYLAFTLSSGLGEKLSGVISSSSIRMVVAFLAIFLSIVIIGAILSFFLSKLISISGLGLIDRILGILFGAARGILLVALLVLMIQGSAFIDRDWWKSSQLIPEFKPITSAMEELIPKDVEKTEITVEGKDKKEEPHKK; encoded by the coding sequence ATGATCGATTTATTAATCAATCTTAATGTCACAGACTTTATTATTTTAGGTTTGATCATCCTCTCAGTGATTATTAGTATATCACGAGGATTTATTCGCGAAGCATTATCACTAACAACATGGTTAATTGCAGCTTATCTAGCCTTTACACTCTCATCAGGATTAGGTGAGAAATTATCAGGCGTAATCAGCAGTTCATCCATACGAATGGTCGTCGCGTTTCTAGCAATATTTTTATCGATTGTCATTATTGGTGCAATTCTTAGTTTCTTTCTTAGTAAATTGATCTCCATTTCAGGATTAGGCCTTATTGATCGGATTCTCGGAATCCTTTTTGGTGCTGCACGGGGAATTTTATTAGTCGCTTTACTTGTGTTAATGATTCAAGGATCAGCCTTCATTGATCGAGATTGGTGGAAATCATCTCAATTAATTCCGGAATTCAAACCTATCACTTCGGCAATGGAAGAATTGATTCCAAAAGACGTCGAAAAAACTGAAATTACGGTAGAAGGCAAAGATAAAAAAGAAGAACCCCACAAAAAATAG
- the folC gene encoding bifunctional tetrahydrofolate synthase/dihydrofolate synthase, with amino-acid sequence MKLGYDLDSWLSAIAERHSPDIILGLDRINQIAERLQLTHFDCPVITVAGTNGKGSTVATLQRLYSNAGYKIGSYYSPHLHHFSERIQINNKPVDEPVICDAFQTLSTEISDAPLTFFEFITLAALIIFKKNDLDILVLEVGLGGRLDAVNCVENSIAILTQIDFDHCDRLGDNREAIGFEKAGIFRENKIAICGDLSPPSSVINQAKLLNCDFYTHGKDFYIEQQSSTLWNWKMRGKELRDIATPRVPQTSVACALVAAQLLQRYLPVTDQCMFDAAQNTRLAGRFEVIQDQCPIIFDVAHNPSAVELLALNLMKEEHSGRTIALFSVLADKDCQGMIEPMKRIIHEWHVFPLETPRASPTTEIIQHIKATSEGACHHHADATTMWQHLKGRLTSQDRVVVFGSFYTVAAVQCAITLEENR; translated from the coding sequence ATGAAGTTAGGCTACGATTTAGATTCTTGGTTATCGGCAATCGCAGAACGGCATTCTCCCGACATTATTTTAGGTCTCGATAGAATTAACCAGATCGCTGAAAGACTACAATTAACTCATTTTGACTGTCCTGTCATTACCGTTGCAGGTACTAATGGAAAAGGCAGCACCGTCGCCACACTACAAAGACTGTATTCCAACGCAGGCTATAAAATAGGCTCCTATTATTCTCCTCATTTACATCATTTCAGTGAGCGAATACAGATTAATAATAAACCGGTAGATGAACCTGTAATTTGTGATGCATTCCAGACTTTATCTACCGAGATTTCTGATGCACCACTGACATTTTTTGAATTTATTACGCTCGCTGCATTGATCATTTTCAAAAAAAATGACTTAGATATTTTGGTTCTGGAAGTAGGCTTAGGCGGGCGTTTAGATGCCGTCAATTGTGTTGAAAATTCTATCGCCATCCTCACACAAATTGATTTCGATCATTGTGATCGATTAGGTGATAATCGTGAGGCCATTGGCTTCGAAAAAGCGGGCATTTTTCGGGAAAATAAAATCGCTATTTGTGGGGATCTTTCACCTCCGAGCTCGGTGATCAATCAAGCCAAACTATTGAATTGTGATTTTTATACACATGGCAAAGATTTTTATATCGAACAGCAGAGTAGTACTTTATGGAATTGGAAAATGCGCGGAAAAGAACTACGTGATATCGCAACACCTCGCGTTCCTCAAACCAGTGTAGCTTGTGCCTTGGTGGCTGCACAATTATTACAACGCTATTTGCCTGTTACAGATCAATGCATGTTTGATGCTGCTCAGAATACGAGATTAGCAGGGCGATTTGAAGTCATACAAGATCAATGTCCGATTATTTTTGATGTAGCGCATAATCCATCGGCGGTAGAATTACTCGCGCTAAACCTCATGAAAGAAGAGCATTCTGGCAGAACCATCGCGTTATTTAGTGTACTTGCGGATAAGGACTGTCAAGGAATGATCGAACCTATGAAGAGAATTATTCATGAATGGCATGTTTTCCCGCTGGAAACACCTAGAGCCAGTCCCACAACGGAAATTATTCAGCATATAAAAGCCACTTCAGAGGGAGCTTGTCATCATCACGCCGATGCGACTACAATGTGGCAACACTTGAAGGGACGACTTACATCACAGGATAGGGTAGTCGTTTTTGGGTCTTTTTATACCGTGGCCGCAGTACAATGCGCCATAACACTTGAAGAGAATCGCTGA
- a CDS encoding tRNA-(ms[2]io[6]A)-hydroxylase — protein sequence MNTVQLLEIDTFLLCPTPDAWIQSAIANQELLLVDHAQCEKKAAATALSMIYRYPDRTELLQKMSRIAREELRHFEHVLKFIVVRGFQYVHLAPSRYAGGLKKHARNSLLEHLVDTLIIGAFIEARSCERFKKLAPHLDDELSQFYRGLLASESRHFQEYIKLAEHYAQEDISSRISALAIIEAELITSPDTEFRFHSGVV from the coding sequence TTGAATACAGTACAATTACTTGAAATCGACACATTTTTACTCTGTCCCACTCCTGACGCCTGGATACAGTCCGCCATCGCCAATCAAGAATTACTCTTGGTAGATCATGCACAATGTGAAAAAAAAGCCGCCGCGACTGCCTTAAGTATGATTTACCGATATCCTGATCGGACTGAACTTCTCCAGAAAATGTCACGAATCGCACGAGAAGAGTTACGACATTTTGAACACGTATTAAAATTTATCGTGGTTCGAGGTTTTCAATACGTTCATTTAGCCCCCTCACGTTATGCGGGTGGTTTAAAAAAACACGCTAGGAATTCTTTATTAGAGCATCTTGTCGACACATTAATTATCGGTGCTTTCATCGAAGCACGTTCATGCGAACGTTTCAAAAAATTAGCTCCGCATCTCGATGACGAACTCAGCCAATTTTATAGAGGGTTATTAGCCTCCGAATCTCGCCATTTTCAAGAATACATTAAATTGGCAGAGCATTACGCTCAAGAGGATATCTCTTCTCGCATCAGTGCATTGGCTATCATAGAAGCTGAATTAATTACTTCTCCTGATACTGAATTCCGATTCCATAGTGGTGTCGTCTAG
- a CDS encoding enoyl-CoA hydratase/isomerase family protein → MVTESEHLLVDCNHGIATLTFNRLQQHNAFDVNLIKQLQKTLDEFALDPSIRVIKINAKGKYFCAGGDLKWFKNATTLTDAENQEDAALLARLLQTLNTFPKPTVAVIQGSAFGGGVGLIACCDIAIAAHSASFALSEVKLGLVPATIAPHVLRAIGARQLRHFALTAEAFTSEEAYHIGLVHSVVNDSLLVATADTIIAQLLNNGPIAMATTKKLIQDLSITPAGELEKTAQLLAQIRVSSEAQEGLSAFFEKRAPSWS, encoded by the coding sequence ATGGTAACAGAAAGTGAACATCTTCTTGTCGACTGCAATCATGGCATTGCAACTTTAACATTTAATCGATTGCAACAACATAATGCTTTTGATGTGAATCTGATTAAACAATTACAAAAAACGCTCGATGAATTTGCTCTAGATCCAAGCATACGTGTGATCAAAATTAATGCGAAAGGAAAATATTTTTGTGCCGGTGGTGATTTAAAATGGTTTAAAAATGCCACTACACTCACAGATGCAGAAAATCAAGAAGATGCTGCTCTACTCGCCCGATTATTGCAAACACTTAACACGTTTCCTAAACCCACAGTTGCTGTGATTCAAGGCTCAGCATTTGGAGGGGGTGTTGGTCTAATAGCGTGTTGCGATATTGCTATTGCTGCACATTCAGCCTCTTTTGCACTCTCAGAAGTAAAATTAGGTCTTGTACCTGCTACTATTGCGCCTCATGTTTTGCGTGCGATCGGTGCGAGACAACTCAGACATTTTGCTTTAACAGCCGAAGCGTTTACTTCAGAAGAAGCTTATCATATTGGTTTAGTTCATAGCGTTGTCAACGATTCACTACTCGTTGCAACTGCTGACACTATCATTGCACAACTTCTGAACAATGGTCCCATTGCAATGGCCACCACCAAAAAATTAATTCAGGATCTTTCAATCACACCCGCAGGCGAGCTTGAAAAAACGGCTCAACTCCTCGCCCAAATTCGCGTCTCTTCCGAAGCTCAAGAAGGTCTCAGTGCATTCTTCGAAAAACGGGCTCCTTCTTGGAGCTAG